A single window of Kitasatospora sp. HUAS MG31 DNA harbors:
- the def gene encoding peptide deformylase encodes MADEHDHEHAHDHEQDEATAAPKVVGEEPDLSKGTARPITVVGNPVLHRETRTVTAFDADLSALIDDMFQSMYAAEGVGLAANQIGVDAKVFVYDCPDDEGVRHIGHVVNPVLEDLPSARRVLDDSPEGCLSVPTAYMELARPDFAAVTGQDKDGNPVRVEGSGFFARCLQHETDHLYGYLYIDRLSKRDRKDALRQMAEGTPRYATVPNE; translated from the coding sequence ATGGCCGACGAGCACGACCACGAGCACGCGCACGACCACGAGCAGGACGAGGCCACGGCGGCGCCGAAGGTGGTCGGCGAGGAGCCGGACCTCTCCAAGGGCACCGCGCGGCCGATCACCGTGGTGGGCAACCCGGTCCTGCACCGCGAGACCAGGACCGTGACCGCGTTCGACGCCGACCTCTCGGCGCTGATCGACGACATGTTCCAGTCGATGTACGCCGCCGAGGGAGTCGGCCTGGCGGCCAACCAGATCGGCGTGGACGCCAAGGTGTTCGTCTACGACTGCCCGGACGACGAGGGCGTCCGGCACATCGGGCACGTGGTCAACCCGGTGCTGGAGGACCTGCCCTCCGCCCGCCGGGTGCTGGACGACTCGCCCGAGGGCTGCCTCTCGGTGCCGACCGCGTACATGGAGCTGGCCCGGCCGGACTTCGCCGCGGTGACCGGCCAGGACAAGGACGGCAACCCGGTCCGCGTCGAGGGCTCCGGTTTCTTCGCCCGCTGCCTCCAGCACGAGACCGACCACCTGTACGGCTACCTGTACATCGACCGGCTCTCCAAGCGGGACCGCAAGGACGCGCTGCGGCAGATGGCGGAGGGGACCCCGCGGTACGCCACCGTTCCCAACGAGTGA